GACTTGGAAGGCTTGATATCTTCAAGAAGAATGTGGATTACATAGAAGCCTCCAACAAAGCAGGAAAATCCTACAAATTTGGATTGAATGAGTTTGCTGATCTCACAAATGACGAGATTAGAGCACAAAGAAATGGAGTGAAGGCCTCCAAAGTCATGAGGTCAACCTCATTCAGATATGAAAATGTCACTGTGCCTTGCTGCGTGGAATGGAGGGGGGAAGGAGTCGTCACACCAGTGAAGAACCAAGGAACATGTGGATTGGTTCTTGTGGTTTGGATTGTAGGATACGTAAGTTTTAGAGCAAGTTGTTTTATCTTTTGCAATTGCTCATTTACTTTATATTTGTTTGAGCTTGATCGGCTTTCTCTGTTGTTGGTTAAATAGAAGGATCTCGCAAACTCAAAACAAGGAGTTTTATTTACTTATCAGAACAACAGCTAATCGATTGTAGCAAAAATTGACTGCGATTAAGTTTACCATCAAACATGCGAGATCAAGAGAATGATATTCACTTCGTCAATGTAATCTCAAGATTCATTCTTATCAAACATTCGTAAGTCTTATGAATCGAATCAAATTAGAATGCTGAAACAAGGAGAAATCTTTGACAGCGACAAACAAAAGGGCAAGAGAAAGGAAAAATGCTCCAGACACATAAGGCTCCTTAGAATTCAAGAGCAAAACGTAGCACAGGCTGAAAATCAGCGACTTAAGAATGCATTGGAAAAGgtcaaaaaggaagaaaaaaagatgAGGTGGTGGTATCGTTGATTATGAGTGCCAATGAGGTGGTGGAATCGATGAAGAGAAGGGATTGTGGGGTCTTACTCCTGAAACTTGATTTCTATAAAGCCTTTGACAACATTGATTGGAGTTTTCTTCTCAATATGCTTCAGATTATGCGGCTCGGTTAGACACGTTCTTCTTGGATTCATGGAAGTATCCTTCAATCCAAACCACAAGAACCAATCCATTCCATTACTTACCACTTGTTCATTGGTTCTTCACTGGTGTGACGACTCCTTCCTCCCTTCAGTCCACCCAGCAAGGCACCGAgacattttcatatttgaaTGAGGTTGACTTCATGACTTTGGAGGCCTTCAGTCAATTTCTTCGTGCTCAGATCTCGTTATTTGTGAGATCAGCAAACTCATTCAATCCAAGTTTGTAAGATTTTCCTGCTTTGTTGGAGGCTGCTATGTAAACCACCTTCTTCTTGAAGATATCAAGACTTCTAAGTTTTTCTTCCTCATCCTTGTAGACTCTACTGTGTTCAGCACACCACCTCTCATGCCTCACCTCGATGGAGACATCTTGGAATTAAAAAAGGCCCTCTCAAAGAGTAGCAATATGACAACCACTGCCCACCAAATTCCTATTTAATATGACAACAACTGCACACGAAATTTCATGTGCAATTGTTGTCATATTGCGGCACACGAAATTTCATGTGCAATGATTGCCATATTGCTACTCTTAGTGGGGGCATGTTTCGATTCCAAGATGCCTCCATCGAGGTGAGGCATGAGAGGTGGTGTGCTGAACACAGTAGAGTCTACAAGGATGAGGAAGAAAGACTTGGAAGGCTTGATATCTTCAAGAAGAATGTGGATTACATAGAAGCCTCCAACAAAGCAGGAAAATCTTACAAATTTGGATTGAATGAGTTTGCTGATCTCATAAATGACGAGATTAGAGCACAAAGAAATGGACTGAAGGCCTCTAAAGTCATGAGGTCTACGTCATTCAGATATGAAAATGTCACTGTGCCTTGATGCGTGGAATGGAGGGGGGAAGGAGTCGTCACACCAGTGAATAACCAAGGAACATGTGGATTGGTTCTTGTGGTTTGGATTGTAGGATACGTAAGTTTTAGAGCAAGTTGTTTTATCTTTTGCAATTGCTCATTTACTTTACATTTGTTTGAGCTTGATCGGCTTTCTCTGTTGTTGGTTAAATAGAAGGATCTCGCAAACTCTAAACAAGGAGTTTTATATACTTATCAGAACAACAGCTAATCGATTGTAGCAAAAATTGACTGCGATTAAGTTTACCATCAAACATGCGAGATCAAGAGAATGATATTCACTTCTTCAATGTAATCTCAAGATTCATTCTTATCAAACATTCGTAAGTCTTATGAATCGAATCAAATTAGAATGCTGAAACAAGGAGAAATCTTTGACAGCGACAAACAAAAGGGCAAGAGAAAGGAAAAATGCTCCAGACACATAAGGCTCCTTAGAATTCAAGAGCAAAACGTAGCACAGGCTGAAAATCAGCGACTTAAGAAAGCATTGGAAAAGgtcaaaaaggaagaaaaaaagatgAGGTGGTGGTATCGTTGATTATGAGTGCCAATGAGATGGTGGAATCGATGAAGAGAAGGGATTGTGGGGGCTTACTCCTGAAACTTGATTTCTATTAAGCCTTTGACAACATTGATTGGAGTTTTCTTCTCAATATGCTTCAGATTATGCGGCTCGGTTAGACACGTTCTTCTTGGATTCATGGACGTATCCTTCAATCCAAACCACAAGAACCAATCCATTCCATTACTTACCACTTGTTCATTGGTTCTTCACTGGTGTGACAACTCCTTCCTCCCTTCAGTCCACCCAGCAAGGCACCGAgacattttcatatttgaaTGAGGTTGACCTCATGACTTTGGAGGCCTTCAGTCAATTTCTTCGTGCTCAGATCTCGTTATTTGTGAGATCAGCAAACTCATTCAATCCAAGTTTGTAAGATTTTCTAGCTTTGTTGGAGGCTGCTATGTAAACCACCTTCTTCTTGAAGATATCAAGACTTCTAAGTTTTTCTTCCTCATCCTTGTAGACTCTACTGTGTTCAGCACACCACCTCTCATGCCTCACCTCGATGGAGACATCTTGGAATTAAAAAAGGCCCTCACAAAGAGTAGCAATATGACAACCACTGCCCAACAAATTCCTATTTAATATGACAACAACTGCACACGAAATTTCATGTGCAATTGTTGTCATATTGCTGCACACGAAATTTCATGTGCAATGATTGCCATATTGCTACTCTTAGTGGGGGCATGTTTCGATTCCAAGATGCCTCCATCGAGGTGAGGCATGAGAGGTGGTGTGCTGAACACAGTAGAGTCTACAAGGATGAGGAAGAAAGACTTGGAAGGCTTGATATCTTCAAGAAGAATGTGGATTACATAGAAGCCTCCAACAAAGCAGGAAAATCCTACAAATTTGGATTGAATGAGTTTGCTGATCTCACAAATGACGAGATTAGAGCACAAAGAAATGGACTGAAGGCCTCCAAAGTCATGAGGTCAACCTCATTCAGATATGAAAATGTCACTGTGCCTTGCTGCGTGGAATGGAGGGGGGAAGGAGTCGTCACCCCAGTGAAGAACCAAGGAACATGTGGATTGGTTCTTGTGGTTTGGATTGTAGGATACGTAAGTTTTAGAGCAAGTTGTTTCATCTTTTGCAATTGCTCATTTACTTTATATTTGTTTGAGCTTGATCGGCTTTCTCTGTTGTTGGTTAAATAGAAGGATCTCGCAAACTCAAAACAAGGAGTTTTATTTACTTATCAGAACAACAGCTAATCGATTGTAGCAAAAATTGACTGCGATTAAGTTTACCATCAAACATGCGAGATCAAGAGAATGATATTCACTTCGTCAATGTAATCTCAAGATTCATTCTTATCAAACATTCGTAAGTCTTATGAATCGAATCAAATTAGAATGCTGAAACAAGGAGAAATCTTTGACAGCGACAAACAAAAGGGCAAGAGAAAGGAAAAATGCTCCAGACACATAAGGCTCCTTAGAATTCAAGAGCAAAACGTAGCACAGGCTGAAAATCAGCGACTTAAGAATGCATTTGAAAAGgtcaaaaaggaagaaaaaaagatgAGGTGGTGGTATCGTTGATTATGAGTGCCAATGAGATGGTGGAATCGATGAAGAGAAGGGATTGTGGGGGCTTACTCCTGAAACTTGATTTCTATAAAGCCTTTGACAACATTGATTGGAGTTTTCTTCTCAATATGCTTCAGATTATGCGGCTCGGTTAGACACGTTCTTCTTGGATTCATGGAAGTATCCTTCAATCCAAACCACAAGAACCAATCCATTCCATTACTTACCACTTGTTCATTGGTTCTTCACTGGTGTGACGACTCCTTCCTCCCTTCAGTCCACCCAGCAAGGCACCGAgacattttcatatttgaaTGAGGTTGACCTCATGACTTTGGAGGCCTTCAGTCAATTTCTTCGTGCTCAGATCTCGTTATTTGTGAGATCAGCAAACTCATTCAATCCAAGTCTGTAAGAATATCCTACTTTGCTGGAGTCTGCTATGTAAACCACATTCTCCTTGACGATATCAAGACTTCTAAGTCTTTCTTGCTCATCCTTGTAGAATCTACCGTGTTGAGCACACCACCTCTCATGCCTCACCTCGATGGAGACATCTTGGAATAAAAAAAGGCCCTCACAGAGAGTAGCAATATGACAACCATTGCCCACCAAATTCCTATTTAATATGACAACAACTGCACACGAAATTTCATGTGCAATTGTTGTCATATTGCTGCACACGAAATTTCATGTGCAATGATTGCCATATTGCTACTCTTAGTGGGGGCATGTTTCGATTCCAAGATGCCTCCATCGAGGTGAGGCATGAGAGGTGGTGTGCTGAACACAGTAGAGTCTACAAGGATGAGGAAGAAAGACTTAGAAGGCTTGATATCTTCAAGAAAAATGTGGATTACATAGAAGCCTCCAACAAAGCAGGAAAATCCTACAAATTTGGATTGAATGAGTTTGCTGATCTCACAAATGACGAGATTAGAGCACAAAGAAATGGAGTGAAGGCCTCCTAAGTCATGAGGTCAACCTCATTCAGATATGAAAATGTCACTGTGCCTTGCTGCGTGGAATGGAGGGGGGAAGGAGTCGTCACACCAGTGAAGAACCAAGGAACATGTGGATTGGTTCTTGTGGTTTGGATTGTAGGATACGTAAGTTTTAGAGCAAGTTGTTTTATCTTTTGCAATTGCTCATTTACTTTATATTTGTTTGAGCTTGATCGGCTTTCTCTGTTGTTGGTTAAATAGAAGGATCTCGCAAACTCAAAACAAGGAGTTTTATTTACTTATCAGAACAACAGCTAATCGATTGTAGCAAAAATTGACTGCGATTAAGTTTACCATCAAACATGCGAGATCAAGAGAATGATATTCACTTCTTCAAAGAAATCTCAAGATTCATTCTTATCAAACATTCGTAAGTCTTATGAATCGAATCAAATTAGAATGCTGAAACAA
This is a stretch of genomic DNA from Lotus japonicus ecotype B-129 chromosome 1, LjGifu_v1.2. It encodes these proteins:
- the LOC130736225 gene encoding thiol protease aleurain-like, producing MCNDCHIATLSGGMFRFQDASIEVRHERWCAEHSRVYKDEEERLGRLDIFKKNVDYIEASNKAGKSYKFGLNEFADLTNDEIRAQRNGVKASKVMSGGMFRFQDASIEVRHERWCAEHSRVYKDEEERLGRLDIFKKNVDYIEASNKAGKSYKFGLNEFADLINDEIRAQRNGLKASKVMRSTSFRYENVTVP